From the Paenibacillus sp. FSL H8-0548 genome, one window contains:
- the hflX gene encoding GTPase HflX, with protein sequence MEQPKQKAIIVGVQLQNQTDFTYSMEELRNLAAACYIEVVDELSQKAARVNPSHYIGTGKIQELLALLEAHDAQVVIFNDELSPSQIRNLEASLERTVIDRTILILDIFAERAKTREAQLQVEVARLQYMLPRLVGLRASLGRQGGGSGLKNRGAGETKLELDRRRIEERITALQAELDKLVARRQIQRKQRQKNEMPVVCLVGYTNTGKSSLMNALLECYNPGSHKQVFAQDMLFATLETSVRNIELPDNKSFLLTDTVGFVSQLPHHLVKAFRSTLEEVTEADLLVHVVDYSHEDYEQLISVTNHTLKELGAHDIPTIFAYNKCDLTDHPYPDVKDNQVYLSAKKNSGLTELIELVRDQIFDDYMECELLIPFSQGRLVAYFNEHAHVQSTDYEPDGTRMKLECRVADFERYRNEVTVLS encoded by the coding sequence ATGGAACAACCGAAGCAAAAAGCAATAATCGTCGGCGTTCAGCTACAAAACCAAACCGACTTCACTTACTCCATGGAGGAGCTGCGCAATTTGGCTGCCGCTTGCTACATTGAAGTGGTCGATGAGCTAAGCCAGAAGGCTGCCCGAGTTAATCCGTCCCACTATATTGGAACCGGCAAAATTCAGGAGCTGCTCGCGCTGCTGGAGGCGCATGACGCACAGGTCGTTATCTTTAACGATGAGCTGTCTCCCTCCCAAATCCGCAATCTGGAGGCATCGCTGGAGAGAACGGTCATTGACCGGACGATTCTGATTCTGGATATTTTTGCGGAGCGTGCCAAAACAAGAGAAGCTCAGCTTCAAGTCGAGGTTGCCCGCCTCCAGTATATGCTGCCACGACTGGTCGGCCTTCGCGCATCACTTGGACGGCAAGGCGGCGGCTCTGGACTAAAAAACAGAGGTGCAGGCGAGACGAAGCTGGAGCTGGACCGCAGACGCATCGAAGAGAGAATTACAGCACTTCAAGCTGAGCTCGATAAGCTCGTGGCCAGGCGCCAAATTCAGCGGAAGCAGCGCCAGAAGAACGAGATGCCTGTCGTCTGTCTTGTGGGCTATACGAACACAGGGAAGTCCAGCTTGATGAACGCGCTGCTGGAGTGCTACAATCCTGGAAGCCACAAGCAAGTATTCGCACAGGATATGCTGTTCGCTACGCTTGAGACCTCTGTCAGAAACATTGAATTGCCGGATAACAAATCGTTTTTGCTGACAGATACCGTGGGATTCGTGAGCCAGCTCCCCCATCATCTGGTCAAGGCGTTCCGCTCCACGTTGGAGGAAGTGACCGAGGCCGATTTGCTGGTGCATGTGGTCGATTACTCCCACGAGGACTATGAGCAGCTCATTTCTGTTACGAACCATACGCTCAAGGAACTGGGAGCTCATGACATTCCAACGATCTTTGCTTATAACAAATGCGATTTGACAGACCATCCTTATCCAGATGTAAAAGACAACCAGGTTTATCTCTCGGCCAAAAAAAATAGCGGCCTTACGGAGCTGATCGAGCTCGTTCGCGATCAGATCTTCGATGACTACATGGAATGCGAGCTGCTAATTCCATTCAGCCAAGGACGCTTGGTCGCCTATTTCAATGAGCATGCTCACGTTCAATCTACAGATTACGAGCCCGATGGTACTCGCATGAAGCTGGAATGCCGCGTAGCGGACTTTGAAAGATATCGTAACGAGGTCACTGTCTTGTCATAG